A portion of the Saccharomyces paradoxus chromosome XV, complete sequence genome contains these proteins:
- the UBC11 gene encoding putative E2 ubiquitin-protein ligase UBC11 (Ubiquitin-conjugating enzyme~similar to YOR339C) yields MPGQESGCVTKRLQNELLQLLSSTTESISAFPVDDDDLTYWVGYITGPEETPYSDLRFKISLNFSQNYPFHPPKVKFLSPMWHPNVDKSGNICLDILKEKWSAVYNVETILLSLQSLLGEPNNRSPLNAVAAELWDTDMEEYRKKVLICYEEIDDC; encoded by the coding sequence ATGCCAGGTCAAGAAAGTGGTTGCGTGACAAAGCGCTTACAGAATGAGCTGCTACAGCTACTTAGTTCTACAACAGAAAGTATTAGTGCGTTTCCTGTagacgatgatgatttaaCATATTGGGTAGGTTATATTACAGGCCCTGAAGAAACACCTTATAGTGACCTTAGATTCAAGATTTCATTAAACTTTTCTCAAAACTATCCTTTCCACCCGCCAAAGGTGAAATTCCTGAGTCCAATGTGGCATCCAAACGTGGATAAAAGTGGCAACATTTGtttggatattttgaaagagaaatgGTCCGCAGTGTATAACGTAGAAACAATCCTGTTGTCATTGCAATCCTTACTAGGTGAACCAAATAACAGATCTCCACTGAATGCTGTGGCAGCGGAGCTTTGGGATACAGATATGGAGGAATACAGAAAAAAGGTTCTGATCTGTTATGAAGAAATCGACGATTGCTGA